One window of Paenibacillus albicereus genomic DNA carries:
- a CDS encoding YdcF family protein, producing the protein MIYFIKAVYSFLLPPGLFVLLLGAASWRMLRRDRRWAALPLAALLLLYALSSPWVADGLARSLEQRYPQPAAGETEGDVIVVLGAGAVPDTPDVGGRGNMSATAEARLLAAVRLSRATGLQVLFSGGQVYPDSGKEADIAGRQLRELGFPPDRILLENRSLNTEQNAQLTRRLLDERGLSRPVLLTSALHLPRALEQFRKAGLDPLPYPVDYAAPIRPRWYWSKLLPSAPALALSQAALKEHLGLAALKLGL; encoded by the coding sequence TTGATCTACTTCATTAAAGCCGTCTACAGCTTCCTGCTGCCGCCCGGCCTGTTCGTGCTGCTGCTCGGCGCCGCCTCCTGGCGCATGCTCCGGCGCGACCGCCGCTGGGCGGCGCTCCCGCTCGCGGCGCTGCTGCTGCTCTACGCGCTCTCCTCCCCCTGGGTGGCCGACGGGCTGGCGCGCAGCCTCGAGCAGCGCTATCCCCAGCCTGCGGCAGGCGAAACGGAGGGAGACGTCATCGTCGTGCTCGGAGCCGGCGCCGTGCCGGACACGCCGGATGTCGGCGGCCGGGGCAACATGTCCGCCACCGCCGAGGCGCGGCTGCTCGCCGCGGTCCGCCTGTCGCGCGCGACCGGGCTGCAGGTGCTGTTCAGCGGCGGCCAGGTGTACCCGGACAGCGGCAAAGAGGCCGACATCGCCGGCCGCCAGCTGCGGGAGCTCGGCTTCCCCCCGGACCGCATCCTGCTGGAGAACCGTTCCCTCAATACGGAGCAGAACGCGCAGCTGACGCGCCGCCTCCTGGACGAGCGCGGCCTGAGCCGGCCCGTGCTGCTGACGAGCGCCCTGCACCTGCCCCGGGCCCTGGAGCAGTTCCGCAAGGCCGGCCTCGATCCGCTCCCCTATCCGGTCGACTACGCCGCTCCGATCCGGCCTCGCTGGTACTGGAGCAAGCTCCTGCCCTCCGCTCCAGCGCTCGCGCTCAGCCAGGCGGCGCTCAAGGAGCATCTCGGCCTGGCCGCCTTGAAGCTCGGTCTGTGA
- a CDS encoding stalk domain-containing protein has protein sequence MKWLKSLALLSLAAAPLYGAAGQASAEAGINTITLTKGSKQMDKDGAAITAVQPLTIKNSVSYVAFSTLAQLYGYKTSYDAKTKESIAKTPSGEIRFRMNTKDIWVDGTKWTGEAASYSEKGSLMIPIRTWAKISGSGISFSGKQILLRWTEQQAPTAGFQVQPAVLYAGAPVTYIDQYASPSGAPLLNEEWTGRQDVFAEAGTYTVTRRVQDANGTWSEPFSVTVQVIGVNQPPVADFTTDKTSYRQGEKISYTDLSSDDNSSINPAKTKWTGKQDAFFSAGDHTVTLTVTDAQGLTSTVSKTISVTDEVLYTAEEFGLLFAQPGEKIRVDGDQVSAIPTLSYDFDSEPSKMIRSNSPETWTKEGIVFDDQFDGKVRLLFHNKNSMSGNVRMYLAVTNEGYQTARFGVGAIGTGGPDPSEIRTGKLSTIRYLTAINANGPETYSDIKPGETKLVLNEISQSAIKPGMVYSAYADVTADRTLRFRVIVVQDGREPIAALDQLSLLPADGNHTRGSFNNTTRDIHIDGVLGEGGKAERVVLGDNKLDPYLDGYDNSDGSLQLNRGNFGVLYKMTVTLAPRTVIYLNPRGGLYAGAFIVNGQIVPVTNNEQLKNSSEAAVLHRSGDSTETVELKYLIASGSYLPITMVFQPTPPLKS, from the coding sequence ATGAAATGGTTAAAAAGCTTGGCCCTGCTCAGCCTGGCCGCCGCGCCGCTCTACGGAGCCGCCGGTCAAGCCAGCGCCGAGGCCGGAATCAACACGATCACGCTGACCAAAGGCAGCAAGCAGATGGACAAGGACGGCGCGGCGATCACGGCGGTGCAGCCGCTGACGATCAAGAACAGCGTCAGCTACGTCGCGTTCAGCACGCTCGCCCAGCTGTACGGCTACAAGACGTCCTACGACGCCAAGACCAAGGAATCGATCGCCAAGACGCCGAGCGGCGAGATCCGGTTCCGGATGAACACGAAGGATATCTGGGTCGACGGCACCAAATGGACCGGCGAGGCGGCGAGCTACTCCGAAAAAGGCTCGCTCATGATCCCGATCCGCACCTGGGCCAAGATCAGCGGCAGCGGCATCAGCTTCAGCGGCAAGCAGATCCTGCTCCGGTGGACGGAGCAGCAGGCTCCGACTGCCGGATTCCAGGTGCAGCCCGCCGTCCTCTACGCCGGCGCTCCGGTGACCTATATCGACCAGTACGCCTCTCCTTCCGGGGCGCCGCTGCTGAATGAAGAATGGACGGGGCGCCAGGACGTCTTCGCCGAGGCTGGGACGTATACGGTGACGCGGCGCGTTCAGGATGCGAACGGGACCTGGAGCGAGCCGTTCAGCGTCACGGTGCAGGTGATCGGGGTCAACCAGCCGCCGGTGGCCGACTTCACGACCGACAAGACGTCTTACCGTCAAGGCGAGAAAATCTCGTACACGGATCTGAGCTCCGACGACAACAGCTCCATCAATCCCGCCAAGACGAAATGGACGGGCAAGCAGGACGCCTTCTTCTCGGCCGGAGACCATACGGTCACGCTGACCGTCACCGATGCGCAGGGACTGACCTCGACCGTCAGCAAGACGATCTCGGTTACGGATGAGGTGCTTTACACGGCGGAGGAATTCGGCCTCCTGTTCGCCCAGCCGGGCGAGAAGATCCGCGTCGACGGCGATCAGGTGTCGGCGATTCCGACGCTCAGCTACGACTTCGACTCCGAGCCGTCCAAGATGATCCGCAGCAACAGCCCGGAGACCTGGACCAAGGAAGGCATCGTCTTCGACGACCAGTTCGACGGCAAGGTGCGGCTGCTGTTCCACAACAAGAACAGCATGTCCGGCAACGTGCGCATGTACCTGGCCGTCACCAACGAGGGCTACCAGACGGCGCGCTTCGGCGTCGGCGCGATCGGCACCGGCGGTCCCGACCCGTCCGAGATCCGTACCGGCAAGCTGTCGACGATCCGCTATCTGACGGCAATCAACGCGAATGGTCCGGAGACGTACTCGGACATCAAGCCGGGCGAGACGAAGCTGGTCTTGAATGAAATCTCGCAAAGCGCGATCAAGCCGGGCATGGTGTACTCCGCCTACGCGGACGTCACCGCCGACCGCACGCTGCGCTTCCGCGTCATCGTCGTGCAGGACGGCCGCGAGCCGATCGCCGCGCTCGACCAGCTCTCGCTGCTGCCGGCCGACGGCAACCATACGCGCGGCTCGTTCAACAACACGACGCGCGACATCCACATCGACGGCGTGCTCGGCGAAGGAGGCAAGGCGGAGCGCGTCGTGCTCGGCGACAACAAGCTCGATCCGTACCTGGACGGCTACGACAACTCCGACGGCTCGCTGCAGCTGAACCGAGGCAATTTCGGCGTGCTGTACAAGATGACGGTCACGCTGGCTCCGCGCACGGTCATCTATCTCAATCCGCGCGGCGGCCTGTATGCGGGAGCGTTCATCGTGAACGGGCAGATCGTGCCGGTGACGAACAACGAGCAGCTCAAGAACTCCAGCGAGGCGGCCGTGCTGCACCGCTCCGGCGACAGCACGGAGACAGTCGAGCTCAAGTACTTGATCGCTTCCGGCAGTTACCTGCCGATCACGATGGTGTTCCAGCCGACGCCTCCGCTCAAGAGCTAG